In Flavivirga abyssicola, the following are encoded in one genomic region:
- a CDS encoding CBM96 family carbohydrate-binding protein — protein sequence MKLKWLPYALFFCASIYAEAQDNFKIIASEDTYVQGGETSAKAMGETSKKQLRISNSNAKNKYARITYLKFLLPKKLKSMESAMLHIPVKVFNKTDDLEKTFKLDVYTVQSDNWNESTLTWDTKPEVNKKVGSINLKKTEGKQSEWQEIVLNTYEIFKMHSRKDTTITLALLNTDFNKTAAICPSKEQSISSAAYLVIK from the coding sequence ATGAAATTGAAATGGTTACCGTATGCATTATTTTTTTGTGCATCAATTTATGCTGAAGCACAAGACAATTTTAAAATTATTGCTTCTGAAGATACTTACGTTCAAGGGGGTGAGACTTCTGCCAAGGCTATGGGAGAAACATCCAAAAAACAGCTTAGAATATCCAATTCTAATGCAAAAAATAAATATGCCAGAATAACCTATTTAAAGTTTCTACTTCCAAAAAAACTTAAAAGTATGGAGAGCGCCATGCTACACATACCAGTTAAGGTTTTTAATAAAACAGATGATTTAGAAAAAACATTTAAACTAGATGTGTATACAGTACAAAGTGATAATTGGAATGAAAGTACTTTAACTTGGGATACAAAACCAGAGGTAAACAAAAAGGTAGGTAGCATAAATTTGAAAAAAACCGAAGGTAAACAAAGTGAATGGCAAGAAATAGTTTTGAACACTTATGAAATATTTAAAATGCATTCAAGAAAGGATACTACAATTACATTGGCATTATTAAATACAGATTTTAATAAGACAGCTGCCATTTGCCCAAGTAAAGAACAATCTATAAGTTCAGCCGCGTATTTAGTAATTAAATAG
- a CDS encoding sulfatase family protein produces the protein MKKIYLVSALLCLLSLFGCKSHTKKEDLAQNTIIETPKKPNILIVFPDQLRRYSAGFWSEAPYKDLVVGKPDLVVTPSIDKLAKNGVVFTQAVSNYPLCSPYRGMLMSGKYPEQNGIWNNCKVGRDHSLKDDIPTIPDLFLNAGYNTAYFGKCHWLKPEPLFDDKGNYVGTTEPPGGHYVNKYDTYVPTGKRHGIEYFYESIKDSHFNPHIYSNDPFTIEGKKDGELHLPKIFSPKNESKIIIDYLKNTRGQRDASKPFCMIWSMNPPHNPWSDDNTDMETLRKYYDADKFPEIDTLLVRGNADKEVGNYVRHYYANVTSSDYYIGLVLDQLEKMGALDNTIVVFSSDHGEMLGSHGKQGKNAVELEASAIPFIIHWPKGLKQETTDVLFSVPDVLPTIMGLAGLENQIPNEIEGTNFSSLLMNKENSTVKKPEAILFMLGNSRGVFTDRYSLCLRENKKQWDKDKGTKVEEAFFYDNLKDPYQLNKIDIKEQPEVSNVLLKALARLLEKTNDPWFQEKKYKDIIPYSTI, from the coding sequence ATGAAAAAAATTTATCTGGTATCCGCATTACTTTGCCTGCTTAGTCTTTTTGGATGTAAATCACATACTAAAAAAGAAGACCTAGCTCAAAATACCATCATAGAAACCCCTAAAAAACCAAATATTCTTATTGTCTTTCCAGATCAACTTAGAAGGTATAGCGCTGGGTTTTGGTCTGAAGCACCTTATAAAGATTTGGTTGTTGGTAAGCCAGATTTAGTTGTCACACCAAGCATAGATAAATTGGCAAAAAACGGAGTGGTTTTTACTCAGGCAGTTAGTAATTATCCGTTGTGTAGTCCTTATAGAGGCATGTTGATGTCTGGTAAATACCCAGAGCAAAATGGTATTTGGAATAATTGTAAAGTCGGTAGAGATCATAGTTTAAAAGATGATATTCCAACCATTCCAGATTTATTCTTAAATGCAGGTTACAATACTGCCTATTTTGGAAAATGCCATTGGCTAAAGCCAGAACCATTATTTGACGATAAAGGTAATTACGTTGGCACTACAGAACCACCAGGAGGTCATTATGTTAATAAATACGATACTTATGTGCCTACAGGAAAACGTCATGGTATTGAGTATTTTTATGAATCTATTAAGGATTCTCACTTTAACCCACATATTTATTCTAATGATCCCTTTACTATTGAAGGTAAAAAAGATGGGGAATTGCACTTGCCTAAAATATTTTCTCCAAAGAATGAATCTAAAATAATCATTGATTATTTAAAAAACACCAGAGGACAAAGAGATGCAAGTAAGCCTTTTTGTATGATATGGTCCATGAATCCACCTCATAATCCCTGGAGTGATGACAATACGGATATGGAAACTTTAAGAAAGTACTACGATGCAGATAAATTTCCAGAAATCGATACCCTATTAGTTAGAGGTAATGCAGATAAAGAAGTTGGTAATTACGTAAGGCATTACTATGCCAACGTTACAAGTTCAGATTACTATATCGGATTGGTACTGGATCAACTAGAAAAAATGGGAGCCTTAGATAATACCATTGTGGTTTTTAGTTCAGATCATGGGGAAATGTTAGGAAGTCATGGAAAGCAAGGAAAAAATGCTGTTGAACTGGAAGCCTCAGCAATTCCGTTTATTATCCATTGGCCAAAAGGATTAAAACAAGAAACAACAGATGTTTTATTTAGCGTCCCAGATGTATTACCAACCATAATGGGGCTTGCAGGATTAGAAAACCAAATCCCTAACGAGATTGAAGGCACTAATTTTTCATCGTTATTAATGAATAAAGAAAACAGTACTGTTAAAAAACCAGAAGCCATTTTATTTATGCTGGGTAATTCTAGAGGTGTTTTTACAGATAGGTATTCTCTTTGTTTAAGAGAAAACAAAAAACAATGGGATAAAGATAAAGGAACCAAAGTTGAAGAAGCTTTTTTCTACGACAACTTAAAAGATCCTTATCAACTTAATAAAATTGATATAAAAGAACAACCAGAGGTTTCAAATGTGTTACTTAAAGCATTAGCTAGACTATTAGAAAAAACCAACGACCCATGGTTTCAAGAGAAAAAATACAAGGATATTATTCCCTATAGTACTATCTAA
- a CDS encoding glycoside hydrolase family 88 protein has product MNSTPNKEKVFQKQYLESAAEQLSGLLKIAEKENRNPRTVQKNGEIHWTKKSFDWTEGFFPGSCWYLYEFTNDAKWKNAAEKFQTQFEDHKNLTTNHDLGFVFNSSYGNGYRLTKDETFKQVMITAADSLLSRFNPVVGCIKSWDTEKGWQSKRNWKFPVIIDNMMNLELLFEVSELTGNPKYKNAAITHANTTLKNHFRDDNSSYHVIDYDPETGTVRSKQTAQGFADESSWARGQAWGLYGFTVCYRYTQDTSYLNQAKKIANYILNYPGTPKDGIPYWDYNAPNIPNEPRDVSAATVTVSALLELDKYTQESYRLNIDKIINTLSSEKYTAKLGENNNFILKHSVGSIPHNNEIDVPLNYADYYYIEALLRYESL; this is encoded by the coding sequence ATGAATTCCACTCCAAATAAGGAGAAAGTTTTTCAAAAGCAATATTTGGAATCTGCAGCAGAACAATTATCAGGCTTATTAAAGATTGCTGAAAAGGAAAATAGAAACCCAAGAACCGTTCAGAAGAATGGAGAGATACATTGGACTAAAAAATCGTTTGATTGGACGGAAGGTTTTTTCCCTGGAAGTTGTTGGTATTTATACGAATTTACAAATGATGCTAAATGGAAAAATGCTGCTGAAAAATTTCAAACTCAATTTGAAGATCACAAGAATCTAACCACAAATCATGATTTAGGTTTTGTTTTTAATTCGTCTTACGGAAATGGTTATAGGTTAACTAAAGATGAGACATTTAAACAAGTTATGATTACAGCTGCCGATTCTTTACTCAGTCGTTTTAATCCAGTAGTTGGTTGTATTAAAAGTTGGGATACCGAGAAAGGTTGGCAATCTAAAAGAAATTGGAAATTCCCTGTCATTATAGATAATATGATGAATTTAGAGTTACTGTTTGAGGTGTCCGAATTAACAGGAAACCCTAAATATAAAAATGCGGCGATAACGCATGCCAATACCACTTTAAAAAATCACTTTAGAGATGATAATAGTTCGTATCATGTCATAGATTACGACCCTGAAACGGGTACCGTTAGAAGCAAACAAACAGCGCAAGGATTTGCCGATGAAAGTTCCTGGGCAAGAGGGCAAGCATGGGGGCTTTATGGGTTTACAGTATGCTATAGATACACGCAAGATACTAGCTATTTAAATCAAGCCAAAAAGATAGCAAACTATATTTTAAATTATCCGGGCACCCCAAAAGATGGCATTCCTTATTGGGATTATAATGCGCCTAACATTCCTAATGAACCTCGCGATGTTTCGGCAGCTACTGTAACGGTTTCGGCACTATTAGAACTGGATAAATACACACAAGAATCTTATCGTTTAAATATTGATAAGATAATAAACACCTTATCATCAGAAAAATACACGGCTAAATTAGGAGAGAACAATAACTTTATTTTAAAGCATAGTGTGGGCAGTATTCCGCATAACAACGAAATTGACGTTCCCTTAAACTATGCAGATTATTACTATATTGAAGCATTGCTTAGATATGAATCATTATGA
- a CDS encoding RagB/SusD family nutrient uptake outer membrane protein: protein MKKYKIYIGLFCLLALSVSCEDYLNVEPESTLGIDNFYSSTTEAEIALSGIYSVFASYEVYGNAMTIIMESGTDEGYYNRRFNENWTVGLYRHTPADRFVQDLWTSLYTAINLSNLFVEKLKQDSFSEEEYNRLLGEARFLRAQAYFLLTNWYEEVPMPLTSTKDQSANNIPASSLEEIYAQIVSDFKFASEHLISVDDPNYVQGRATDMAAHGLLARVYLKMAGYPLKDTSNYALAKEQCEIVINSGKYSLNPSTSTTVTDINGDETIVVTSDGYRNHFLSYIQSIYDTQESIFEISFTYLRDIGLNVDGRIGETNGIPFGFGGGSNLGFPSAFGGFSTTSILRDAYNSNNDSIRRAWNIPGFDYSSSGDVRSVTNPLSRSYVPGKYRRWEPSNFDDIAPGVTPAPGSQEGYVVLENGTIGRNFTNINFPVLRYADILLMYAEADNEVSGGPSASAMQYLDEVRTRAGLVSISEKPAAIASKEAFFEELVDERLRELCFEALRKHDLIRWELLEEKLTLLNATIQGDPNYSATNADHQAYLRPGLFFDPSKHLSLPYPLQEVELNNSLNQKQGW, encoded by the coding sequence ATGAAAAAATATAAAATATATATTGGTTTATTCTGCTTATTGGCATTATCGGTAAGCTGTGAAGACTATTTAAACGTAGAACCAGAGTCCACTTTAGGAATTGATAATTTTTATTCTTCTACTACCGAAGCAGAAATAGCACTTTCAGGAATTTATTCCGTTTTTGCAAGTTATGAAGTATACGGAAATGCCATGACCATAATTATGGAATCTGGTACAGATGAAGGTTATTACAACAGACGTTTTAATGAAAACTGGACCGTAGGCTTATACAGGCATACTCCAGCAGATAGATTTGTACAAGATTTATGGACGAGCTTATACACCGCCATTAATTTGAGTAATTTATTTGTTGAAAAATTAAAACAAGACAGTTTTAGTGAGGAAGAATACAATAGACTACTAGGAGAAGCTCGTTTTTTAAGAGCCCAGGCCTATTTTTTACTAACCAATTGGTATGAAGAAGTACCTATGCCATTAACCTCTACTAAAGATCAATCTGCTAACAACATTCCGGCATCTTCTTTAGAAGAGATATACGCACAAATTGTTAGCGATTTCAAATTTGCATCAGAGCATTTAATAAGTGTAGACGATCCAAATTACGTTCAAGGTAGAGCAACAGATATGGCTGCACATGGGCTTTTAGCGCGCGTATATTTAAAAATGGCTGGTTATCCTTTAAAAGATACCTCTAATTACGCCTTAGCCAAAGAACAATGTGAAATTGTAATTAACTCTGGTAAATATAGTTTAAACCCATCGACAAGTACTACAGTTACAGATATTAATGGAGATGAAACCATTGTAGTTACAAGTGATGGTTACAGAAATCATTTTTTAAGTTACATTCAAAGTATATACGATACCCAAGAATCTATTTTCGAAATTTCATTCACATATTTAAGAGATATCGGTTTAAATGTAGATGGTAGAATTGGAGAAACTAATGGAATCCCTTTTGGTTTTGGTGGAGGAAGCAATCTTGGATTTCCATCGGCTTTTGGTGGATTTAGTACCACTTCAATTTTAAGAGATGCCTATAATTCAAATAATGATAGCATACGTAGAGCCTGGAACATACCAGGATTTGATTACAGTAGTAGTGGAGATGTTAGAAGTGTAACCAATCCACTGAGTAGAAGTTATGTTCCAGGTAAATATAGACGTTGGGAACCTTCAAATTTTGATGATATTGCGCCTGGTGTAACACCAGCTCCAGGATCTCAGGAAGGATATGTCGTGTTGGAAAATGGGACTATTGGAAGAAACTTTACAAATATTAATTTCCCCGTATTGCGTTATGCAGACATCTTGTTAATGTATGCCGAAGCAGATAATGAAGTTAGTGGAGGACCATCAGCTTCAGCGATGCAATATTTAGATGAGGTTAGAACACGTGCAGGGTTGGTGTCAATCTCAGAAAAACCAGCTGCCATAGCAAGTAAAGAAGCATTCTTTGAAGAATTAGTTGATGAGCGTTTGCGGGAATTATGTTTTGAAGCCTTACGAAAGCACGATTTAATTAGATGGGAATTGTTAGAAGAAAAACTAACATTATTAAATGCGACTATCCAAGGCGATCCAAATTATTCTGCTACAAACGCAGATCATCAAGCATATTTAAGACCAGGTTTATTTTTCGATCCATCTAAGCATTTATCTCTCCCTTACCCTTTGCAAGAAGTGGAATTGAACAACAGTTTAAACCAAAAACAAGGTTGGTAG
- a CDS encoding DUF4955 domain-containing protein: MNLRFLRTIYFSFCAVALLLCTNCKAQESVVWKDYKRAKKNGTEPILPDFSYSGYKYSEVEIPYVDYKTFDVTHFGAIANDTLSDKEAIKKAILEAKKNGKGVIYFPKGKYYINTEADDESIIKINASNIVFRGEDKANTILFFEKDLPPSNPDKLWSCPNAIQVSTNKKNTVLTTIVSDSKRETHTIEVKNASKIKKGDWIVLEVLNNSKDLINYDLGALKPEKKWKSLLEKGVKVNEHHQVAEVNNNTISLVSPIHYDIQSKHHWTVSSFEHVNHTGFENLTFQGNWLKKFVHHRSAQDDGGWSILKISKAVDSWVKDCMFKDVSNGVSFSSSASCTALNVTIEGNYGHSAMHASGSTGILMANINDVAGMHHSIGVGGGSTTGTVIWRSKYASHTSFESHASQPRCTLFDNVEGGFFQGRAGGAVQNLPNHGKYLVLWNFKETDEPETDFRFVATDTWYWRMVPPIIVGFHGAGTTFKKDEVQIIESLGNPVQPESLFEEQLKLRLGKLPKWIIDIKNNKKN, from the coding sequence ATGAATTTAAGGTTTTTAAGAACAATATATTTTAGTTTCTGCGCTGTCGCTTTATTACTTTGTACAAATTGTAAAGCACAAGAAAGTGTGGTTTGGAAAGATTATAAAAGGGCAAAAAAGAATGGTACAGAACCTATATTACCCGATTTTTCTTATTCAGGATATAAGTACAGCGAAGTAGAAATTCCATATGTAGACTATAAAACATTTGACGTTACCCATTTTGGAGCTATTGCAAACGATACCCTATCTGATAAAGAAGCAATTAAAAAAGCTATTTTAGAAGCAAAGAAAAATGGCAAAGGGGTCATCTATTTTCCAAAAGGTAAATATTACATCAATACGGAGGCAGACGACGAAAGTATTATTAAAATTAATGCTTCAAATATTGTGTTTCGGGGTGAAGATAAAGCGAATACCATCCTTTTCTTTGAAAAAGATTTGCCGCCTTCAAATCCAGATAAATTGTGGAGTTGCCCTAATGCCATTCAGGTATCAACAAATAAAAAAAATACTGTTTTAACTACTATTGTTTCCGATTCAAAAAGAGAAACACATACCATTGAGGTTAAAAATGCGTCAAAAATTAAAAAAGGAGATTGGATCGTTTTAGAAGTATTAAATAATAGTAAAGACCTTATAAATTACGATTTAGGCGCTTTAAAACCAGAAAAAAAATGGAAATCTCTACTAGAAAAAGGTGTTAAAGTAAACGAACATCATCAAGTAGCCGAAGTAAATAACAATACTATTTCATTGGTTTCTCCAATCCATTATGATATACAATCTAAACATCATTGGACAGTTTCCAGTTTTGAGCATGTAAACCATACAGGGTTCGAGAATTTAACATTTCAAGGCAATTGGTTAAAGAAATTTGTACATCACAGATCTGCACAAGACGATGGAGGGTGGAGCATATTAAAAATTTCAAAGGCGGTAGATTCGTGGGTTAAAGACTGTATGTTTAAAGATGTTAGTAATGGTGTTAGCTTTTCGTCTTCAGCCTCATGTACTGCGTTAAACGTTACTATTGAAGGTAATTATGGGCATAGTGCGATGCACGCATCAGGTTCTACAGGAATACTAATGGCCAATATTAATGATGTTGCAGGTATGCACCATTCCATAGGTGTTGGAGGAGGTAGTACCACGGGAACTGTAATCTGGAGAAGCAAATACGCGTCCCATACATCCTTCGAATCTCATGCATCGCAACCGCGTTGTACACTTTTTGATAATGTAGAAGGCGGCTTTTTTCAAGGAAGAGCTGGTGGTGCAGTTCAAAACTTACCCAATCACGGCAAGTATTTAGTATTATGGAATTTTAAGGAAACCGATGAGCCCGAAACCGACTTTCGTTTTGTAGCAACCGATACTTGGTACTGGAGAATGGTACCACCAATTATTGTTGGGTTTCATGGTGCTGGTACGACCTTTAAAAAAGATGAAGTACAAATAATTGAGAGCTTAGGCAATCCTGTACAGCCCGAATCTCTTTTTGAAGAACAATTAAAATTACGTTTAGGCAAATTGCCCAAATGGATTATAGATATAAAAAACAACAAAAAAAATTAA
- a CDS encoding SusC/RagA family TonB-linked outer membrane protein — protein sequence MKKLIITTLVCMTAFFNAMAQKSINGKVTDINNQPLPGVSILVKDTNKGVVSDFDGKYSINNIDENAVLVFTYLGFEAQEISTNGKTVLDVILSESRESLDEVVVVGYGSVNKRDLTTSIASVEAEDLENTATTNFDQALAGRVSGVQVTSVDGTPGAGLNIVIRGGNSITGDNSPLYVVDGIALEDFDPASISTNDIESFDVLKDASATAIYGSRGANGIIIIKTKNGRKDGKTDVNFSIAHSLQWIPNRLEVLSPFQYVKYQEGIAFALDNYVPGTETDEFYNTWGDPELYRNTEGTSWQDEIFRLADTDQYNLSISGGNENTSLYFSSEYLNQEGTLINTGFKKIINNLRLNHKINDKAKVRGQIQYAFSDRTGLNVSGDNTVSVIRDAVQFRPVEPINADGLLLGGIDPNDSNQRAFFNPVKNLENTDRSNRSDVVRGNLSLDYKFNDNLILKLSGNYQLNNTKQTVFFGKETQQGTNGINGINGTVTNRRIQTISTSNTLTYKKKFGKHNTNFLGGMEVQDRSTDFSSARNSQIPTDIFGIDKIGIGISPSIPVTAVSQNRLFSFFGRASYSYKYKYYLTATYRADASSKFKPENRWGYFPSFSAAWRINNEDFVKNIKFITNAKLRAGWGRTGNNRVRDFDAFSQLDINANSGYVWGQGQTFVPGAFQSNLGVPDLRWETTDQLDIGLDLGFLDNRIEATIDYYKKETSDLLLNAETALHTGFERVQQNVGKVQNEGLEISINTLNVNNKNFKWSSSFNIAFNKNKVVALNSGQDAIFTDPQWSGDAENQYITRIGQPVGQIYGLQFDRIYQVDDFVFDNALQSFTLKDGIPDNGALPIAPGSVKFIDQNGDGTINEADRVVIGDTQPKHFGGLNNSFEIGGFDVQVLLQWSYDFDILNANKSIFTVPRTRNSSGFTELANGWTPTNTDTNIGTTRYFSVFGRPPTGNLLDDRYVDDGSYLRLKTVSIGYSLPKDVLEKLKIKKLRLFITGQNLFTWTDYEGYDPDVSVGRFGALTPNLDWSAYPLSATIMTGINVTF from the coding sequence ATGAAAAAATTAATAATAACCACATTAGTTTGCATGACCGCTTTTTTTAATGCTATGGCTCAAAAAAGCATTAATGGAAAGGTCACAGATATTAATAATCAACCTCTACCGGGTGTATCTATACTTGTAAAGGATACAAATAAAGGGGTCGTTTCAGACTTTGATGGTAAATATAGTATTAATAACATTGATGAAAATGCGGTTTTAGTTTTTACCTATTTGGGCTTCGAGGCTCAAGAGATTTCAACAAACGGCAAAACAGTTTTAGATGTAATTTTAAGTGAATCTAGAGAATCCCTAGATGAAGTTGTTGTAGTGGGGTATGGCTCTGTAAACAAGCGGGACCTTACAACTTCTATTGCCAGCGTTGAAGCAGAGGATTTAGAAAACACAGCGACTACTAATTTTGATCAGGCTCTAGCCGGTAGAGTTTCAGGAGTGCAAGTTACCTCTGTAGATGGTACACCGGGAGCTGGTTTAAATATCGTGATTAGAGGTGGTAACTCCATAACAGGCGATAATTCACCCTTATACGTAGTGGATGGTATTGCTTTAGAAGATTTTGACCCAGCGAGTATTAGTACCAATGATATTGAGTCTTTCGATGTCTTGAAAGATGCCTCTGCAACGGCCATATATGGGTCTAGAGGCGCTAATGGTATTATTATTATAAAAACTAAAAATGGTCGTAAAGATGGTAAAACCGATGTTAATTTTAGTATAGCACACAGTTTACAGTGGATTCCTAATAGATTGGAAGTATTGAGTCCATTTCAATATGTAAAGTATCAAGAAGGTATTGCTTTTGCTTTAGATAATTATGTACCTGGAACTGAAACCGATGAATTTTACAACACTTGGGGAGATCCAGAGCTTTATAGAAATACGGAAGGTACAAGCTGGCAAGACGAAATTTTTAGACTGGCAGATACAGATCAGTACAATCTAAGTATTAGTGGTGGTAATGAGAACACATCTTTATATTTTTCTTCAGAATACCTTAATCAAGAAGGAACCTTAATAAATACAGGATTCAAAAAAATCATAAATAACCTAAGGCTTAATCATAAAATTAATGATAAAGCAAAAGTTAGAGGACAAATTCAATATGCCTTTTCAGATCGAACAGGTTTAAATGTATCTGGAGATAATACCGTAAGTGTTATTAGGGATGCTGTTCAATTTAGACCCGTGGAACCAATTAATGCAGATGGTCTTCTATTAGGAGGAATAGACCCAAACGATTCTAACCAACGGGCATTTTTTAATCCTGTAAAAAACCTTGAAAATACAGATAGAAGCAATCGCTCTGATGTAGTAAGAGGTAATTTGAGTTTAGATTATAAATTTAATGATAACTTAATTTTAAAGCTATCAGGAAACTATCAATTAAATAACACAAAACAAACTGTATTTTTTGGGAAAGAAACGCAGCAAGGAACAAACGGAATTAATGGAATAAATGGTACGGTAACAAATAGAAGAATTCAAACCATATCAACATCAAATACCTTAACGTATAAGAAAAAGTTTGGAAAACACAATACAAATTTCCTTGGAGGTATGGAGGTACAAGATAGATCTACAGATTTTTCTAGTGCCAGAAACTCGCAAATTCCAACAGACATTTTCGGGATAGACAAAATAGGTATCGGTATTTCACCATCCATACCCGTAACAGCTGTGAGCCAAAACAGACTCTTTTCATTCTTTGGTAGAGCTAGTTATTCCTATAAATATAAATACTATTTAACTGCCACATATAGAGCAGATGCCTCTTCAAAATTCAAACCAGAAAATAGATGGGGATATTTTCCATCGTTCTCAGCAGCTTGGAGAATAAATAACGAAGACTTTGTAAAAAACATTAAGTTTATTACTAACGCAAAGCTAAGAGCAGGGTGGGGACGTACCGGAAACAACAGAGTACGTGATTTTGATGCCTTTAGCCAATTGGATATTAATGCGAATAGCGGTTATGTTTGGGGGCAAGGTCAAACGTTTGTTCCTGGAGCTTTCCAAAGTAATTTAGGTGTCCCAGATTTAAGATGGGAAACCACAGACCAGTTAGATATTGGACTAGATCTAGGTTTTCTAGATAATAGAATAGAAGCAACCATAGATTACTACAAGAAAGAAACCAGTGATTTATTGTTAAATGCAGAAACAGCTTTACATACAGGATTTGAACGCGTACAACAAAATGTGGGGAAAGTTCAAAATGAAGGATTGGAAATTAGTATAAATACTTTAAATGTCAATAATAAAAATTTCAAATGGTCATCTTCATTTAATATTGCATTTAATAAAAATAAAGTTGTAGCATTAAATAGTGGACAAGATGCTATTTTCACAGACCCACAATGGAGTGGCGATGCAGAGAACCAATACATCACAAGAATTGGGCAGCCAGTGGGGCAAATTTATGGATTACAGTTTGATCGTATTTATCAAGTAGACGATTTTGTTTTCGATAATGCATTGCAATCCTTCACTTTAAAAGATGGTATTCCAGATAACGGGGCATTACCAATCGCTCCAGGGAGTGTTAAATTCATCGATCAAAATGGCGATGGCACCATAAACGAAGCAGATAGAGTTGTAATAGGAGATACACAACCTAAGCACTTTGGAGGGTTAAATAACTCTTTTGAAATTGGTGGTTTTGATGTTCAAGTATTATTACAATGGTCTTATGACTTTGATATTTTAAATGCTAACAAATCCATATTTACAGTACCAAGAACAAGAAACTCTAGTGGATTTACAGAACTGGCAAATGGTTGGACACCTACTAATACCGATACAAACATTGGTACCACCAGATACTTCTCAGTATTTGGAAGACCACCAACAGGAAATTTATTAGATGATAGATATGTTGACGATGGTTCCTATCTAAGATTGAAAACGGTTTCTATTGGCTATTCACTGCCTAAGGATGTGCTTGAAAAATTAAAGATTAAAAAGCTAAGATTATTTATAACAGGTCAAAATCTATTTACATGGACAGATTACGAAGGATACGATCCAGATGTTTCCGTAGGAAGATTTGGAGCACTTACGCCAAATTTAGATTGGTCTGCATATCCTTTAAGTGCCACTATTATGACGGGTATTAATGTTACTTTCTAA